Below is a genomic region from Pseudomonadota bacterium.
CGGTCGGAACCCCATAGCTGCCGCCTTGTCGGCGACCTTTGCATAGACCGAGCGCGGGCATAGATCAGCAGTCTGGTCGACATAAGCGCCCAGGAAGAAAAGACTGCGATGGGGCGGTTCCCAGGGGATCTCCCGGCACGTCTCCGGGATCAGCCTGACGATGTTGTCGTCGAAGCCGCTGCCGTCGTCGGATAGACCTGTGACGTCCAGGATCACATCCGTCGGGTCGAGCGCGAAGGTGACGCCGGGCACCCCCATGCCGTTTTCGAGCACGGTCAGCGCCTTATCGCGCGAGATGTACTTGCCGCGCAGAAATCCCTGCAGGTCCGGCATGCCGACAACGATGTGATCGGTGTCGCGTTCCTCGATGAGTTTTCTGGCGTCGTCGACGCTTCTAACGTCGGTTGGCGTCATGGGGACTTCCTGTTCTTTGCCCGTTTCGTCTGTTGCTTCTGCTTGCCGGTATTGGGCTCCAGCTCAAGGAACCCCGGCCGTTTTCGGTCGGCAATGGTGTTGGACATCAAGATCAGCGCCTCATCACTGCCGTAAGCCAGATAGGCATGGTCGAGCGAGCTGTCGAACTGCACGCTGTCGCCGGCCTTCAGGATCGAAGGCTTGCGCCCTTCGATGTGGAATTTGACGCGGCCTTCTAGGACAAAAAAGAACTCCTCGCCGGGATGCGAGTGATAGGGACCGAAGTCGGCAAGGGTGCGCGCGCGCAGCCGGACCTTCCAAAAAATGTTGCGCTGAGACGGCAGATCGTCGTGCAGTACCTTGAAGTCCAGGGTGTCGACGACGTGGGAGTAAGGGCCGCCGGCGCGGGCAATCGATGTGGCCCCGGAATCAACGCCGACATCGTTGATCA
It encodes:
- a CDS encoding XRE family transcriptional regulator → MGERVRQLRAEHGLTLAQVAALSGISISTLSKLENGQTGLHLDNMIRLSAAFEMPASILINDVGVDSGATSIARAGGPYSHVVDTLDFKVLHDDLPSQRNIFWKVRLRARTLADFGPYHSHPGEEFFFVLEGRVKFHIEGRKPSILKAGDSVQFDSSLDHAYLAYGSDEALILMSNTIADRKRPGFLELEPNTGKQKQQTKRAKNRKSP